A window of the Procambarus clarkii isolate CNS0578487 chromosome 19, FALCON_Pclarkii_2.0, whole genome shotgun sequence genome harbors these coding sequences:
- the LOC138366306 gene encoding streptococcal hemagglutinin-like: MQVESVCIESVELYSVRVSINVRVSISVRVSISVRAPISVRVSISVRAPISVRVSINVRVSISVRVSISVRAPISVRVSINVRVSISVRAPISVRVSISVRVSISVRVSTSVRAPISVRVSINVRVSISVRVSISVRAPISVRVSINVRVSISVRAPISVRVSISVRAPISVRVSISVRAPISVRVSINVRVSISVRVSINVRAPISVRAPISVKALINVWAPISVGAPISVRTPISVRTSISVGAPNSVRAPISVRAPISVRAPISVWAPISVRAPISVRAPISVRAPISVRAPISVRAPISVRAPNSVRAPISVWAPISVWAPISVRAPISVWAPISVRAPISVRAPNSVRAPISVRAPNSVWAPISVRTPISVRAPISVRAPISVWAPISVRTPISVGAPNSVRAPNSVRAPISVRAPISVGAPNSVRAPNSVRAPISVRTPISVGAPNSVRAPNSVRAPISVRAPISVRAPISVWAPISVRTPISVGAPNSVRAPNSVRAPISVRAPISVGAPNSVRAPISVRAPISVRAPISVRAPISVRAPISVRAPISVRAPISVRAPISVRAPISVRAPISVRAPISVRAPNSVRAPISVRAPISVRAPISVRAPISVRAPISVRAPISVRAPISVRAPISVRAPISVRAPISVRAPISVRAPISVRAPISVRAPISVRAPISVRAPIYHFFTLFTESFI; the protein is encoded by the exons ATGCAAGTTGAAAGTGTATGTATTGAGAGCGTAGAGTTATACAG TGTGCGGGTGTCCATTAATGTGCGGGTGTCCATTAGCGTGCGGGTTTCCATTAGTGTGCGGGCGCCCATTAGTGTGCGGGTGTCCATTAGTGTGCGGGCGCCCATTAGTGTGCGGGTGTCCATTAATGTGCGGGTGTCCATTAGTGTGCGGGTGTCCATTAGTGTGCGGGCGCCCATTAGTGTGCGGGTGTCCATTAATGTGCGGGTGTCCATTAGTGTGCGGGCGCCCATTAGTGTGCGGGTGTCCATTAGTGTGCGGGTGTCCATTAGTGTGCGGGTGTCCACTAGTGTGCGGGCGCCCATTAGTGTGCGGGTGTCCATTAATGTGCGGGTGTCCATTAGTGTGCGGGTGTCCATTAGTGTGCGGGCGCCCATTAGTGTGCGGGTGTCCATTAATGTGCGGGTGTCCATTAGTGTGCGGGCGCCCATTAGTGTGCGGGTGTCCATTAGTGTGCGGGCGCCCATTAGTGTGCGGGTGTCCATTAGTGTGCGGGCGCCCATTAGTGTGCGGGTGTCCATTAATGTGCGGGTGTCCATTAGTGTGCGGGTGTCCATTAATGTGCGGGCGCCCATTAGTGTGCGGGCGCCCATTAGTGTGAAGGCGCTCATTAATGTGTGGGCGCCCATTAGTGTGGGGGCGCCCATTAGTGTACGGACGCCCATTAGTGTGCGGACGTCCATTAGTGTTGGGGCGCCCAATAGTGTGCGGGCGCCCATTAGTGTGCGGGCGCCCATTAGTGTGCGGGCGCCCATTAGTGTGTGGGCGCCCATTAGTGTGCGGGCGCCCATTAGTGTGCGGGCGCCCATTAGTGTGCGGGCGCCCATTAGTGTGCGGGCGCCCATTAGTGTGCGGGCGCCCATTAGTGTGCGGGCGCCCAATAGTGTGCGGGCGCCCATTAGTGTGTGGGCGCCCATTAGTGTGTGGGCGCCCATTAGTGTGCGGGCGCCCATTAGTGTGTGGGCGCCCATTAGTGTGCGGGCGCCCATTAGTGTGCGGGCGCCCAATAGTGTGCGGGCGCCCATTAGTGTGCGGGCGCCCAATAGTGTGTGGGCGCCCATTAGTGTGCGGACGCCCATTAGTGTGCGGGCGCCCATTAGTGTGCGGGCGCCCATTAGTGTGTGGGCGCCCATTAGTGTGCGGACGCCCATTAGTGTTGGGGCGCCCAATAGTGTGCGGGCGCCCAATAGTGTGCGGGCGCCCATTAGTGTGCGGGCGCCCATTAGTGTTGGGGCGCCCAATAGTGTGCGGGCGCCCAATAGTGTGCGGGCGCCCATTAGTGTGCGGACGCCCATTAGTGTTGGGGCGCCCAATAGTGTGCGGGCGCCCAATAGTGTGCGGGCGCCCATTAGTGTGCGGGCGCCCATTAGTGTGCGGGCGCCCATTAGTGTGTGGGCGCCCATTAGTGTGCGGACGCCCATTAGTGTTGGGGCGCCCAATAGTGTGCGGGCGCCCAATAGTGTGCGGGCGCCCATTAGTGTGCGGGCGCCCATTAGTGTTGGGGCGCCCAATAGTGTGCGGGCGCCCATTAGTGTGCGAGCGCCCATTAGTGTGCGGGCGCCCATTAGTGTGCGGGCGCCCATTAGTGTGCGGGCGCCCATTAGTGTGCGAGCGCCCATTAGTGTGCGGGCGCCCATTAGTGTGCGGGCGCCCATTAGTGTGCGAGCGCCCATTAGTGTGCGAGCGCCCATTAGTGTGCGGGCGCCCATTAGTGTGCGGGCGCCCAATAGTGTGCGAGCGCCCATTAGTGTGCGGGCGCCCATTAGTGTGCGGGCGCCCATTAGTGTGCGAGCGCCCATTAGTGTGCGAGCGCCCATTAGTGTGCGGGCGCCCATTAGTGTGCGGGCGCCCATTAGTGTGCGAGCGCCCATTAGTGTGCGGGCGCCCATTAGTGTGCGGGCGCCCATTAGTGTGCGGGCGCCCATTAGTGTGCGAGCGCCCATTAGTGTGCGGGCGCCCATTAGTGTGCGGGCGCCCATTAGTGTGCGGGCGCCCATTAGTGTGCGAGCGCCCATTTATCACTTCTTTACACTCTTCACTGAATCATTTATTTAA